A stretch of DNA from Mucilaginibacter daejeonensis:
CGCATTTTGTTGACCGCTTACACCGATGTGGAGTCAATCATCAACGCCATCAACAAGGGTCATATTTTTAGGTACCTCAACAAGCCCTGGACCGAAACAGATATCTTATCAGCCATACAGGAGGCCAATAAGTTTTACCTCACCAACTCCATGTTGTCTGTCAAGAACGAGGAGTTGAACAAGGCCTATAACGAGCTTAACAAATTCGCCTACAGCGTAAGTCATGACATCAGGGGACCGATAGCCGGCGTGTTGGGCGCCATAAACGTGGCCCGCGAGATAGACGATGTGAACGAGATGCGCGAGATGCTGTATCTGATGGAAAAGTCATTGAAAAAGCTTGACTCGTACGTGATCAGCATGCATGATTATTATGCCATACAACGCGGTGAATTAAAGATCAAGAACATCGACTTCCAGTTGATGGTGGAGGAGATAAAGGGTTTTTACGAGGTGATATCCACCCTGGATAATATCGAATTCAAGGTGAACGTAACGCAGGATGCTGTGTTCAGGAGCGATGATACACCTTTGAAATTGGTGATCAATAACCTGCTCTCTAATGCCTTTAAGTACCAGGATCTGGAACGCCAGCACCGCTCTGTTGAATTAAACATAGAAGTTGTAAAGGGTGTGGCCACGATATATGTAAAAGACACAGGAATCGGTATATTAGGCAATCATATCGGCGAGATATTCAACCTGTTCTACCGGGCCACATCGCAGGGGCCAGGCTCAGGTTTTGGCCTGTACAACGTAAAAAGTGCGCTCCAAAAACTGAACGGGCAGATCGAGGTGAACTCGGTGATGGGACAAGGCACCACCTTTAAGGTGATCATTCCATCTATTTAACATGATGAGATTAACTTTCATAGTCATTGACGACAGCGAACTGGACCGTTTCATCCTCCGCAGGGTGATCGAGCACCTGAGCGATGGCTATGAAGTGATCACCTATCGTACCGCTTGGGAAGCGCTTGTGGATATAGAAAGGATAGAAAGAGAGACCTTTACGATGATATTCCTTGACCTGAAGATGCCGGTAATGGATGGCTTTCAGTTCATTGAGGAATTTGGTAAACTGCCCGAACACATCAAGGACCGGCACCGCATCGTGATCCTTTCTACCACTCGTAATCCTACTGACATTGCGCGGTTAATGGATAGTGATCTTGTGGATAGTATCGTAGAAAAGCCGATCACCAAGGAGAAATTCAATTCGCTTTTAGGCGCGCTTAACACTACGGCGCTTTAATGCTGCTCAACTGATCAGGAAAGCAGCTTCTGCCTCAATAAAAATTCGAGCTGGTTGTTGGAGTCTTCCAGCTTTACGTTCATTTCTTTCAATTCCGCGTTCTCAAGGTATTTCTCATAAGCGCGGTTGATCGTCATGTCCAATTCTTCCTCGTTCCATGGTTTGGCCAGGTAATGGTATATCTTGCCTTTATTCACCGCATCAACTACGGCCGTCATGTCGGCATAGCCGGTCAGCAAAATGCGCATAGGCTCAGGATCGATCTCGATCACTTTCTCCAGGAACTCTACACCGGTCATTTCGGGCATACGCTGATCGGTAATGATGATGTGCACTTTTTTAGCACTCAGCACTTTCAAAGCCTCATCGCCGCTAATAGCGGTATAGACCTGATATTTTATACGAAAGGTCGCCTTGAACGAGAAAAGATTATTCTCCTCATCGTCAACGTACAACACTGCGATCTTTTCTGATGCCATATCGATCTGATAAATAAATGTTCAACAAATGTAGTAGATATTAAATAAATGTAAGAAAAGTGAATGGGTTTGTCAATAACGCATCGCGAAAGTTACTTTTTCGTGTTGGTCAAGCTTCCATACCGATGGTTAAATATCAACACATTTCACTTAATTGAAGCCGCTCAGTCACCAAACAGACTGCTGCTCAGGTACCTGTCGCCGCGATCGCAGGCAATGAACACGATCGTACCCGAAGTAAGCTCCTGCGCGATCCTGATAGCTGCCGTGCATGCACCGCCCGAACTCATACCCGCGAATACACCTTCCACGCGGGCCAGTTGGCGCGTCATGGCGGTGGCATCCTGTTCAGATATGTCCAAGGTGCGGTCTACTCGGCTTGGGTCAAAAATCTTTGGCAGGTAGGCCGCGGGCCAGCGCCTGATACCTGGTATCGATGATTCTTCAGTTGGCTGGCAGCCCACGATCTGTATACCCGGGTTCTTTTCCTTCAAATACTTAGAGCTACCCATGATGGTGCCGGTTGTGCCCATGGCGCTTACAAAGTGCGTGATCTGGCCATCGGTATCGCGCCACATCTCAGGACCGGTGGTCTTGTAATGGGCCATATAGTTATCGGAATTAGCAAACTGGTTGAGCAAAAAGTATTCGCCTGTTGCGCCTTTGCTTTCGGCATGGTCTCGGCAAGCCTCTATATTCTCCAATAAGGTGACCTTAGCGCCAAAAGCCTCCATGGTGAGCGTGCGTTCGCGTGTACTGTTGGCAGGCATCACCAGTTCGATCTCGAGGTCAAACAGCCTGGCGATCATGGCCAGTGCAATGCCGGTGTTACCGCTAGTGGCCTCTATCAATCTCATTCCCTTGGTCACCTCGCCACGTTCGATCGCGCTGCGGATCATATTCAGGGCCGCACGGTCCTTCACACTGCCGCCGGGATTATTGCCTTCCAGTTTGGCGTATATCTTTACATTTGGATTGGGGTTCAGTTTTTTGATCTCTATCAATGGGGTATTGCCCACCAGGTCTATAATTCCAGCCATATTGATACAACTATGCTTTGCGGGTAATGTTCTGTACGGTGATCATTGGCGTATGGTACACGGTGCTGTAAGGCTCAACGCTTTGGGTGAGCCACACGTTACCGCCGATCACGCAATGATGACCGATCACGGTATCGCCACCCAAAATGGTAGCGCCTGAGTAAATGATCACATGGTCCTCTACGGTAGGGTGCCGCTTGGTGCCGGCCATATTCTTGTGTACACTAAGCGCCCCCAGCGTAACTCCTTGATATATCTTCACATACTTACCGATCACGCACGACTCACCGATCACCACGCCTGTTCCATGATCGATGTAAAAATGCTCGCCTATAACTGCCGACGGATGTATATCGATGCCGGTCACGGAATGTGCATGCTCGGTAAGGATACGTGGTATGAGCGGTATGCCCAACAAGCTAAGCGTGTGTGCGATACGGTAAAAGTAGATGGCATAGAACCCAGGGTAAGTACGCACAACCTCAAATTCGCTCTGCGCGGCCGGGTCACCCTCGTAAATGGCCTGAATGTCGGTGTTCAGCACCTCATATAAGTCGGGAAGGCGGTCGAAGAATAGGGTAGATAATACCTCGCTCTGCTGCTCATCGTGATCGCATCCTGAGCCAATGATGGCCGCAAGCTCAGAGCGGAGGGAGGATACATATTCCTCAACCGACGACAGGGTGCTGAAGGTGGGCTGGCATTGCTCAGGATAAAGCAACTTCATGATGTTCAACGCCCAGGTGGTGATCACCTGATTGGGCGCGTATCCTTTGACAACGCTCTGTTTACGAAAGAGGTAATTATAAAATTCGTCATTCATGGGTTTCGGAAGCCATGTTCAATTAATCAACTACAGAAATAGCTAAAAAGTTCGACATTATGAATTTTTGAAGATGCTCAACAGTGAACTTGTTGTGAAAGAGCATACTTCAAAAGAAAAATTGCCCTATCCGGACGATAAATGAATGGAAACCGACCATCTCCGGTTAACCTCTCGCCGTGTTGATC
This window harbors:
- a CDS encoding response regulator — protein: MASEKIAVLYVDDEENNLFSFKATFRIKYQVYTAISGDEALKVLSAKKVHIIITDQRMPEMTGVEFLEKVIEIDPEPMRILLTGYADMTAVVDAVNKGKIYHYLAKPWNEEELDMTINRAYEKYLENAELKEMNVKLEDSNNQLEFLLRQKLLS
- a CDS encoding response regulator; translation: MMRLTFIVIDDSELDRFILRRVIEHLSDGYEVITYRTAWEALVDIERIERETFTMIFLDLKMPVMDGFQFIEEFGKLPEHIKDRHRIVILSTTRNPTDIARLMDSDLVDSIVEKPITKEKFNSLLGALNTTAL
- the cysM gene encoding cysteine synthase CysM, with the translated sequence MAGIIDLVGNTPLIEIKKLNPNPNVKIYAKLEGNNPGGSVKDRAALNMIRSAIERGEVTKGMRLIEATSGNTGIALAMIARLFDLEIELVMPANSTRERTLTMEAFGAKVTLLENIEACRDHAESKGATGEYFLLNQFANSDNYMAHYKTTGPEMWRDTDGQITHFVSAMGTTGTIMGSSKYLKEKNPGIQIVGCQPTEESSIPGIRRWPAAYLPKIFDPSRVDRTLDISEQDATAMTRQLARVEGVFAGMSSGGACTAAIRIAQELTSGTIVFIACDRGDRYLSSSLFGD
- the epsC gene encoding serine O-acetyltransferase EpsC gives rise to the protein MNDEFYNYLFRKQSVVKGYAPNQVITTWALNIMKLLYPEQCQPTFSTLSSVEEYVSSLRSELAAIIGSGCDHDEQQSEVLSTLFFDRLPDLYEVLNTDIQAIYEGDPAAQSEFEVVRTYPGFYAIYFYRIAHTLSLLGIPLIPRILTEHAHSVTGIDIHPSAVIGEHFYIDHGTGVVIGESCVIGKYVKIYQGVTLGALSVHKNMAGTKRHPTVEDHVIIYSGATILGGDTVIGHHCVIGGNVWLTQSVEPYSTVYHTPMITVQNITRKA
- a CDS encoding hybrid sensor histidine kinase/response regulator yields the protein MIPNSEKIKILYVDDEQDNLVGFKASLRLDYQIYTAVNIPQATSHLDSHPDIRIIFCDQRMPEMTGVQFFEKIRSTHPHPVRILLTAYTDVESIINAINKGHIFRYLNKPWTETDILSAIQEANKFYLTNSMLSVKNEELNKAYNELNKFAYSVSHDIRGPIAGVLGAINVAREIDDVNEMREMLYLMEKSLKKLDSYVISMHDYYAIQRGELKIKNIDFQLMVEEIKGFYEVISTLDNIEFKVNVTQDAVFRSDDTPLKLVINNLLSNAFKYQDLERQHRSVELNIEVVKGVATIYVKDTGIGILGNHIGEIFNLFYRATSQGPGSGFGLYNVKSALQKLNGQIEVNSVMGQGTTFKVIIPSI